In Paractinoplanes brasiliensis, the following proteins share a genomic window:
- a CDS encoding YndJ family transporter has product MDRLSGAGWAGLYAVVAVCVLLFVPLGLGALGHRTRLVRWWPAVAVPAVVAMTLPRGWVAGLLCLPYLVACSAVPVLLRRDWLVAFAAACLPVAAAGLAAERAGYALLGFPPGILGLTAAHFHVAGFGAMLLLALTGEHRLLAPAGVAVVGLGFVVGGTTGDLIELLDR; this is encoded by the coding sequence ATGGACAGGCTGAGCGGAGCCGGCTGGGCCGGGCTGTACGCGGTGGTCGCCGTGTGCGTGTTGCTTTTCGTGCCGCTCGGGTTGGGGGCGCTCGGACATCGGACCAGGCTCGTCCGCTGGTGGCCCGCGGTTGCCGTGCCCGCCGTCGTGGCGATGACCCTGCCGCGCGGCTGGGTCGCCGGCCTGCTCTGCCTGCCCTACCTCGTCGCCTGCTCGGCGGTTCCGGTGCTGCTCCGGCGCGACTGGCTGGTGGCCTTCGCGGCGGCGTGCCTGCCCGTGGCCGCGGCGGGACTGGCGGCCGAGCGGGCCGGATATGCGCTGCTCGGGTTCCCGCCCGGGATTCTCGGGCTCACGGCTGCGCACTTCCACGTGGCCGGGTTCGGCGCGATGCTCCTGCTCGCGCTCACGGGCGAGCACAGGCTGCTGGCGCCGGCCGGTGTGGCGGTGGTCGGGCTGGGATTCGTGGTCGGCGGAACGACCGGTGACCTGATCGAACTGCTAGATCGTTGA
- a CDS encoding dodecin — MGNHVYRLTEVVGSSQESVDDAIRTAIRKAAQTVRNIEWFESQEIRGQVVDGDVAYFQVRLKIGFRVED; from the coding sequence ATGGGCAATCACGTGTACCGGCTGACCGAGGTCGTCGGGAGCAGCCAGGAAAGCGTCGACGACGCGATCCGCACGGCGATCCGCAAGGCGGCCCAGACCGTACGCAACATCGAATGGTTCGAGTCCCAGGAGATCCGGGGCCAGGTGGTGGACGGCGACGTCGCCTACTTCCAGGTCCGGCTGAAGATCGGGTTCCGGGTCGAGGACTGA
- a CDS encoding M28 family peptidase, giving the protein MVSRTLLKRVGAAAAAAVLLGGFAVAQPAQASGRSTDLAKSVTLAGVLRHLVAFQAIAKLNGDTRASGTPGYTRSADYVAGLMRAAGYRVTRQPFPFNFCSDDASSFTQNTPNLTTYVDQVDYDVLDCSGNGTATGTVVPVDLQLTTPNTSTSGCEAADFTGVTGNIALVQRGGCAFGIKAANAQAAGATGVIIMNQGNTTAPDRQDLFLGTLGDPVSIPAISISYPQGVAFAGTADLTVTITADTVAEVRQTENVIAESRYGDADNVVMAGAHLDSVPEGPGINDNGTGSAGILETALHARNLKSKNKLRFAWWGAEEANLVGSTFYVNSLTEAEHAKIKLYLNFDMIGSPNYMFGVYDGDDSAASGAGPGPDGSAQIEKVFLDFFAKRKQATAPSDFTGRSDYGPFIGTGIPAGGLFTGAEVEKTTEDVKKWGGIAGVAYDPCYHQACDSFTPERDGADKAVYAQLRKKYKLIGNVNTFALETNADAVATAVGKFAQDISSIPPRPATMAAAARISHAGGHGLVE; this is encoded by the coding sequence GTGGTGTCTCGCACTCTTCTCAAACGCGTGGGCGCAGCGGCGGCGGCCGCGGTCCTGCTCGGTGGCTTCGCCGTCGCGCAGCCGGCCCAGGCGTCCGGCAGATCCACCGACCTCGCCAAGTCGGTCACGCTCGCGGGCGTGCTGCGCCACCTGGTGGCCTTCCAGGCGATCGCCAAGCTCAACGGCGACACCCGGGCCTCGGGGACACCCGGCTACACGCGCAGTGCCGACTACGTCGCCGGCCTGATGCGCGCGGCGGGTTATCGCGTGACGCGGCAGCCGTTCCCGTTCAACTTCTGCTCCGACGACGCGTCGTCGTTCACCCAGAACACCCCGAACCTGACCACGTACGTGGACCAGGTCGACTACGACGTGCTCGACTGCTCGGGCAACGGCACGGCCACCGGTACGGTCGTACCGGTCGATCTGCAGCTGACCACGCCCAACACCAGCACGTCGGGCTGTGAGGCGGCCGACTTCACCGGCGTCACCGGCAACATCGCGCTGGTGCAGCGCGGCGGCTGCGCGTTCGGCATCAAAGCGGCCAACGCCCAGGCCGCGGGCGCGACCGGCGTCATCATCATGAACCAGGGCAACACCACCGCGCCCGACCGTCAGGACCTCTTCCTCGGCACGCTCGGCGACCCGGTGAGCATCCCGGCCATTTCGATCTCCTACCCGCAGGGCGTGGCGTTCGCCGGCACCGCTGACCTGACCGTCACGATCACGGCCGACACAGTGGCCGAGGTCCGCCAGACCGAGAACGTCATCGCCGAGTCCCGTTACGGCGACGCCGACAACGTCGTGATGGCCGGCGCCCACCTCGACTCGGTGCCGGAAGGGCCGGGCATCAACGACAACGGCACCGGCAGCGCCGGCATCCTCGAGACCGCGCTGCACGCCCGCAACCTCAAGAGCAAGAACAAGCTGCGGTTCGCCTGGTGGGGCGCCGAGGAGGCCAACCTGGTCGGCTCGACGTTCTATGTGAACAGCCTGACCGAGGCCGAGCACGCGAAGATCAAGCTGTACCTGAACTTCGACATGATCGGCTCGCCCAACTACATGTTCGGCGTGTACGACGGTGACGACTCGGCCGCCTCAGGCGCCGGTCCCGGGCCGGACGGCTCGGCGCAGATCGAGAAGGTCTTCCTCGACTTCTTCGCCAAGCGCAAGCAGGCCACGGCGCCGTCCGACTTCACCGGCCGCTCCGACTACGGCCCGTTCATCGGCACCGGCATCCCGGCCGGCGGCCTGTTCACCGGGGCCGAGGTCGAGAAGACCACGGAGGACGTCAAGAAGTGGGGCGGTATCGCCGGCGTGGCGTACGACCCCTGCTACCACCAGGCGTGCGACAGCTTCACCCCCGAACGCGACGGCGCCGACAAGGCCGTCTACGCCCAGCTCCGCAAGAAGTACAAGCTGATCGGCAACGTGAACACGTTCGCGCTGGAAACCAACGCCGACGCCGTGGCGACCGCGGTGGGCAAGTTCGCCCAGGACATCTCGTCCATCCCGCCCCGCCCCGCCACGATGGCGGCGGCTGCGCGCATTTCTCACGCCGGGGGCCACGGTCTGGTTGAGTGA
- a CDS encoding LacI family DNA-binding transcriptional regulator produces MGANLRQVAERAGVSVRTVSNVVSGFPLVSPQTRERVQRVIDELQYKPNAAARHLRGGRSGLVALVLPEIASPYFGELAGHLADGAEAYAWTLLVQQTGGDAARERELLDGVRGQSVDGLIVSPWALSPAELTRRPDSAPLVLLGEQDADGLLDHVAIDNVAAAAALTRHLIESGRTRIAAVGLQPHLENGTAARRAQGYRQALAAAGIPYGKELEVDVKSLHRADGAAAMNRLLDSGTEFDAVFCFTDQLALGAMHVAIERGLRVPEDLAVAGFDDIEDGRYANPALTTVSPDKAALADAALACLAERVARRDDPPPARRIIVPYHLEVRGSAPLNGGSR; encoded by the coding sequence GTGGGAGCCAATCTGAGGCAGGTCGCCGAGCGCGCCGGTGTCTCCGTCCGCACGGTGTCCAACGTCGTCTCCGGGTTTCCGCTGGTCTCGCCGCAGACCCGCGAGCGCGTGCAGCGGGTCATCGACGAACTGCAGTACAAACCCAACGCCGCCGCGCGGCACCTGCGGGGCGGGCGGTCCGGGCTGGTCGCGCTGGTGCTGCCCGAGATCGCCTCGCCCTACTTCGGCGAGCTCGCCGGGCATCTGGCCGACGGCGCCGAGGCGTACGCGTGGACGTTGCTGGTGCAGCAGACCGGTGGCGACGCCGCCCGGGAGCGAGAACTGCTTGACGGCGTACGGGGTCAGTCCGTCGACGGCCTGATCGTGAGCCCGTGGGCCCTCTCGCCGGCCGAGCTGACCCGACGGCCCGACAGCGCCCCGCTCGTGCTGCTCGGCGAGCAGGACGCCGACGGGCTGCTCGACCACGTGGCGATCGACAACGTGGCCGCGGCGGCCGCCCTCACCCGCCACCTGATCGAAAGCGGCCGCACCCGGATAGCCGCCGTCGGGCTCCAGCCGCACCTCGAGAACGGCACGGCCGCGCGGCGTGCGCAGGGTTACCGGCAGGCCTTGGCCGCGGCCGGGATCCCGTACGGGAAAGAACTTGAAGTTGACGTGAAGAGCCTGCACCGGGCCGACGGCGCCGCGGCGATGAACCGGCTGCTCGACAGCGGAACCGAGTTCGACGCGGTCTTCTGCTTCACCGACCAGCTCGCCCTCGGCGCCATGCACGTCGCGATCGAGCGGGGGCTGCGCGTGCCCGAGGACCTCGCCGTGGCCGGGTTCGACGACATCGAGGACGGCCGGTACGCCAACCCGGCGCTCACCACCGTCTCGCCCGACAAGGCTGCCCTGGCCGACGCGGCCCTCGCCTGCCTGGCCGAGCGGGTGGCCCGCCGCGACGATCCGCCGCCCGCCCGCCGGATCATCGTGCCCTACCACCTCGAAGTGCGTGGCAGTGCTCCCCTGAACGGAGGTTCCCGGTAA
- a CDS encoding phytanoyl-CoA dioxygenase family protein — translation MTIAEGAREAIYTDGITALRGAFSVAWADAMREDIEAAFDEAINRPGGAVGRGPKRYYVEIHPEQLRGFVDLVTHPWVTAVCTDVLGPGYEIVELGFDIPFAGAVNQPWHRDFPMPEVTRKEGRLNSLAFNLTGVDTTDDMGPFEIAPGTQFDDSPEFGHEMFPPKTHYARYNELAVRKYPQRGDISARSALTVHRGTANKSELSRPVLVLGVDAPDATNGDKHAMAVTQGYWDALPEQVRDHLHCPIVDKLTPITQKHTIEGLVMGDA, via the coding sequence ATGACTATTGCTGAGGGAGCCCGCGAGGCGATCTACACCGACGGCATCACCGCCCTGCGCGGCGCGTTCAGCGTGGCCTGGGCCGACGCGATGCGCGAGGACATCGAGGCCGCGTTCGACGAGGCCATCAACCGTCCCGGCGGCGCGGTGGGCCGCGGCCCGAAGCGCTACTACGTCGAGATCCACCCCGAGCAGCTGCGCGGCTTCGTCGACCTGGTCACCCACCCGTGGGTCACCGCCGTGTGCACCGACGTCCTCGGCCCCGGCTACGAGATCGTCGAACTCGGCTTCGACATCCCCTTCGCCGGCGCGGTCAACCAGCCGTGGCACCGCGACTTCCCGATGCCCGAGGTGACCAGGAAAGAGGGCCGGCTCAACTCCCTGGCCTTCAACCTGACCGGCGTCGACACCACCGACGACATGGGCCCGTTCGAGATCGCCCCCGGCACCCAGTTCGACGACAGCCCCGAGTTCGGGCACGAGATGTTCCCGCCCAAGACGCACTACGCCCGCTACAACGAGCTGGCCGTCCGCAAATACCCCCAGCGCGGCGACATCTCGGCCCGCTCCGCGCTCACCGTCCACCGCGGCACGGCGAACAAGTCGGAGCTGTCCCGCCCGGTGCTGGTCCTCGGCGTCGACGCCCCCGACGCCACCAACGGCGACAAGCACGCCATGGCGGTGACCCAGGGGTACTGGGACGCGCTGCCCGAGCAGGTCCGCGACCACCTGCACTGCCCGATCGTCGACAAGCTCACCCCGATCACCCAGAAGCACACCATCGAGGGCCTGGTCATGGGCGACGCCTGA
- a CDS encoding aminoglycoside phosphotransferase family protein, translated as MDEVSVVVAHSERATLRVGDVFLKVDGDPRRLDREVEAMALAPLPTPRVLWRRPNVLAVAAVPGMALGVLGEPSPASPAAWAAVGAAVRQLHEAPLPPWIGPGLDEITAELDAECEWLMGSGVLPPSLIRRNREVAGIALRPWKPAFVHGDMQITHFFVDGDQLVGVIDWSEAAQGDPLLDLAVLTLGHEERLDDLLAGYGADVDVDVIRAWWSVRSLTASRWLLEHGFDPNEPGCEFDVLRACR; from the coding sequence ATGGATGAGGTCAGCGTTGTCGTGGCGCACAGCGAGCGCGCCACGCTGCGTGTCGGTGACGTCTTCCTCAAGGTCGACGGCGATCCGCGGCGTCTTGATCGCGAGGTCGAGGCGATGGCCCTGGCCCCTCTGCCGACCCCGCGGGTGTTGTGGCGCCGGCCGAACGTCCTCGCCGTCGCCGCCGTGCCCGGCATGGCCCTCGGCGTTCTCGGGGAGCCGTCACCTGCCTCCCCGGCGGCGTGGGCCGCCGTCGGTGCCGCCGTGCGACAACTGCACGAGGCGCCGCTGCCCCCGTGGATCGGTCCCGGCCTCGACGAGATCACCGCCGAGCTCGACGCCGAGTGCGAGTGGCTCATGGGCAGCGGTGTGCTCCCGCCTTCGCTCATCCGGCGCAACCGCGAGGTCGCCGGGATCGCGCTCCGCCCCTGGAAACCCGCCTTCGTCCACGGCGACATGCAGATCACCCACTTCTTCGTGGACGGCGACCAGCTGGTCGGCGTGATCGACTGGTCCGAGGCGGCTCAGGGTGACCCGCTGCTCGACCTCGCGGTGCTGACACTCGGCCACGAGGAGCGCTTGGACGACCTGCTCGCCGGTTACGGCGCCGACGTGGACGTCGACGTGATCCGCGCGTGGTGGTCGGTCCGCAGCCTGACGGCTTCCCGGTGGCTGCTTGAGCACGGCTTCGACCCCAACGAGCCAGGCTGCGAGTTCGACGTGCTCAGAGCCTGCAGGTAG
- a CDS encoding S9 family peptidase codes for MTAFADLDAYVRLPRLDGLWLSPDGGRLVVGMAGPNEENNRYTTALWEVDPEGRRPARRLTRSVKGEAAAAFTPGGDLLFTSARPRPGDDDEDVSALWRQPAGGGDAYVIAKLPGGLSGVRVSPDGTLVAGSPIMPSAAGAGDDEEVRKQRKESGVSAMLHEGYPVRFWDHDLGPALPRLVTAPLSDSLELRDLTGHVGPALDNEGDWDLSPDGRTVVATWAVSEQAGSLRATVVAIDVATGERRTIADDAGHDYESPHISPDGATVAFSARARSTTEEPGDVWLCLAPLAGGPVRALTADWDRWPGPARWTPDSAALIVAADDDGRAPLWRVDAADGQVTRLTPDNGCYYDVRVSPDGRWAYAMRSAVDSPPSPVRVSLTGSVEFLRGPASGSPGPAAVEFLRGPAEALELPGRLEEVETTVADGSRVRAWLALPHGGTAPFPLVLKIHGGPVSSWNSWSWRWNPWVWVARGYAVLMPDPALSTGYGYEFIKRGWGAWGDKPYTDLMAITDTVVARPDIDETRTAAAGGSFGGYMANWVAGHTDRFDAIVTHASLWALDQFGATTDHSFYWARELSPERQHENSPHRFADAITTPMLVIHGDKDYRVPIGEGLRLWWDLVSRSKEDGVPHKFLYYPDENHWILTPGNAKAWYATVLAFLDHHVRGEDWERPDLFG; via the coding sequence GTGACTGCCTTCGCGGACCTCGATGCGTACGTTCGTCTACCCCGCCTCGACGGGCTGTGGCTCTCGCCCGACGGCGGCCGGCTCGTGGTCGGCATGGCCGGCCCGAACGAGGAGAACAACCGCTACACCACCGCGCTGTGGGAGGTCGACCCCGAGGGGCGGCGACCCGCCCGGCGGCTCACCCGCAGCGTCAAGGGTGAGGCCGCGGCCGCCTTCACCCCCGGCGGCGACCTGCTGTTCACCTCGGCCCGGCCGCGCCCCGGCGATGACGACGAGGACGTCTCGGCGCTGTGGCGGCAACCCGCCGGCGGCGGCGACGCGTACGTGATCGCGAAACTGCCCGGCGGGCTCAGCGGCGTGCGGGTCAGCCCGGACGGCACGCTGGTGGCCGGTTCGCCGATCATGCCCTCGGCGGCGGGGGCCGGCGACGACGAGGAGGTCCGCAAGCAGCGCAAGGAGTCGGGCGTCTCGGCGATGCTGCACGAGGGATACCCCGTGCGGTTCTGGGACCACGACCTCGGCCCGGCCCTGCCGCGGCTGGTCACGGCCCCGCTGTCCGACTCGCTGGAGCTGCGTGATCTGACCGGGCACGTCGGGCCGGCGCTGGACAACGAGGGGGACTGGGATCTCAGCCCCGACGGACGTACGGTCGTCGCCACCTGGGCGGTCAGCGAGCAGGCGGGGTCGCTGCGCGCCACGGTCGTCGCGATCGACGTCGCCACCGGCGAGCGGCGCACGATCGCCGACGACGCCGGTCACGACTACGAGTCGCCTCACATCTCGCCCGACGGCGCCACCGTCGCGTTCTCGGCGCGCGCCCGCTCCACGACCGAGGAGCCGGGTGACGTCTGGCTCTGCCTCGCGCCGCTCGCCGGTGGTCCCGTACGGGCCCTGACCGCCGACTGGGACCGCTGGCCCGGCCCGGCCCGCTGGACCCCGGACAGCGCCGCCCTGATCGTGGCGGCCGACGACGACGGGCGCGCGCCGCTGTGGCGGGTCGACGCCGCCGACGGGCAGGTCACCCGGCTCACCCCGGACAACGGCTGCTACTACGACGTACGCGTCTCGCCCGACGGCCGCTGGGCGTACGCGATGCGCAGCGCCGTCGACAGCCCGCCCTCACCGGTGCGGGTCAGCCTCACGGGGTCCGTCGAGTTCCTGCGTGGTCCGGCTTCGGGGTCGCCTGGACCGGCTGCCGTCGAGTTCCTGCGCGGCCCGGCCGAGGCGCTGGAGCTTCCCGGACGGCTCGAGGAGGTCGAGACGACCGTGGCCGACGGATCCCGCGTACGGGCCTGGCTGGCTCTGCCGCACGGCGGCACCGCGCCGTTCCCGCTCGTGCTGAAGATCCACGGCGGGCCGGTCAGCTCGTGGAACTCCTGGTCCTGGCGGTGGAACCCGTGGGTGTGGGTGGCCCGGGGCTACGCCGTGCTGATGCCCGACCCGGCCCTGTCCACCGGCTACGGCTACGAGTTCATCAAGCGGGGCTGGGGCGCCTGGGGCGACAAGCCGTACACCGACCTGATGGCCATCACCGACACCGTCGTCGCCCGCCCCGACATCGACGAGACCCGTACGGCCGCGGCCGGCGGCTCCTTCGGCGGGTACATGGCCAACTGGGTCGCCGGGCACACCGACCGCTTCGACGCCATCGTCACCCACGCGTCGCTGTGGGCGCTCGACCAGTTCGGCGCGACCACCGATCACTCGTTCTACTGGGCGCGCGAGCTGAGCCCGGAGCGTCAGCACGAGAACTCGCCGCACCGCTTCGCCGACGCCATCACCACGCCGATGCTGGTCATCCACGGCGACAAGGACTACCGCGTGCCGATCGGCGAGGGTTTGCGGCTGTGGTGGGATCTGGTGTCCCGCTCCAAGGAAGACGGAGTGCCGCACAAGTTCCTGTACTACCCCGACGAGAACCACTGGATCCTCACCCCGGGCAACGCCAAGGCCTGGTACGCGACCGTGCTGGCCTTCCTCGACCACCACGTACGGGGTGAGGACTGGGAGCGGCCCGACCTGTTCGGCTGA
- a CDS encoding ROK family protein yields the protein MDTAGAVLRAVLDHGPVARSSVARATRLSAASVSGVTTSLIGRGLVREAPEAAGPPGIGRPTVPLDIDPGAVAVIGVHIAVPHATVALLDLRGRVIEQHREPHGERDPARVLAGLAERIGKLRRRRRILGVGVATGGWVDAVAGTVVEHPALGWRDVPVAAVLSKATRFPVRVDSNSRALLRAEQLFGEVAARARRSAVHMFVGNVVDVAFATGGVVHQGPRSASGAVAHLSVEGCSERCSCGRTGCLQAAVSEQTLVRRAQVSGLPELLARAEDGDAYALSLFHERARLVGRAAALLLDLFDPEVLVVAEAGANRIPACRATLRAEVAAWSTAGADVEQVVRATSFPLTVLAVAGGAVALDQVYAEPLSPART from the coding sequence ATGGACACGGCGGGAGCGGTGCTGCGTGCCGTTCTCGACCACGGCCCGGTGGCCCGCAGCTCGGTGGCGCGGGCGACCCGGTTGTCGGCCGCCTCGGTCAGCGGCGTCACGACCTCCCTGATCGGCCGGGGCCTGGTGCGGGAGGCGCCCGAGGCGGCCGGTCCGCCGGGCATCGGCCGCCCGACCGTGCCGCTGGACATCGATCCGGGGGCGGTCGCCGTGATCGGGGTGCACATCGCGGTGCCGCACGCCACGGTGGCCCTGCTCGACCTGCGCGGACGCGTGATCGAGCAGCACCGCGAGCCGCACGGTGAGCGCGACCCGGCGAGGGTGCTGGCCGGCCTGGCCGAGCGGATCGGGAAGCTCAGGCGCCGCCGCCGCATCCTGGGTGTGGGGGTGGCCACCGGCGGCTGGGTGGACGCGGTCGCCGGCACGGTGGTCGAGCATCCCGCGCTGGGCTGGCGCGACGTCCCGGTCGCCGCTGTGCTGTCGAAGGCAACCCGTTTCCCCGTACGGGTGGACAGCAACTCGCGGGCGCTGCTGCGCGCCGAGCAGTTGTTCGGCGAGGTCGCCGCCCGCGCCCGCAGGAGCGCCGTGCACATGTTCGTCGGCAATGTGGTCGACGTGGCGTTCGCGACCGGAGGCGTGGTGCATCAGGGGCCGCGCTCGGCCTCCGGCGCGGTGGCGCACCTGAGCGTCGAGGGATGCTCCGAGCGCTGCTCCTGCGGGCGTACGGGCTGCTTGCAGGCGGCGGTGTCGGAACAGACCCTCGTGCGCCGGGCCCAGGTTTCCGGGCTGCCGGAGCTGCTCGCCCGGGCCGAGGACGGCGACGCGTACGCCCTGTCGTTGTTCCACGAGCGGGCCCGGCTGGTCGGGCGGGCCGCGGCGCTGCTGCTCGACCTGTTCGACCCCGAGGTGCTGGTGGTGGCCGAGGCGGGCGCGAACCGGATCCCGGCCTGCCGGGCGACCCTGCGGGCCGAGGTGGCGGCCTGGTCCACGGCGGGCGCCGACGTCGAGCAGGTGGTGCGCGCGACCAGCTTCCCCCTCACCGTTCTGGCCGTCGCGGGCGGCGCGGTGGCGCTCGATCAGGTGTACGCGGAACCGCTCTCACCTGCGCGTACTTAA
- a CDS encoding ABC transporter substrate-binding protein, giving the protein MRRLLPLSAAVLLAGVLTACAGNDGGTKLELTAALPEKVPSGTEIRIGDPAIQAVLGASGLDKELTDAGVAVEWANISGGPQSIQAFRADKLDCSAVADIPSLFAAWTGTSTKIVFQSVTKDPLNHPIYQLGIAPGVNVTSLADLRGKKIAYSAGQAQGALVLRVLRKAGLTRKDVTLVELTSTGDSYVTALGSKAVDVAPIGAANVKVYKGKYPGATAILTGIRDDASTLYCLTSAVEDAEKAAALKVYVGLRAKALLWQNENPDGYAAAYLQKVQGLSAADAKDVIAADGAKAIPATWDNAIARLQATADLLAAEQNHDKLDVTTLVDRRFEKVEAEAAGDRVVSGDAA; this is encoded by the coding sequence GTGAGGAGACTCTTACCCCTGTCCGCGGCCGTCCTGCTGGCCGGCGTCCTGACCGCCTGCGCGGGCAACGACGGCGGAACCAAGCTGGAACTGACCGCCGCGCTGCCGGAGAAGGTGCCCAGCGGCACCGAGATCCGCATCGGCGACCCGGCGATCCAGGCCGTTCTGGGCGCCTCGGGCCTGGACAAGGAGCTGACCGACGCCGGCGTCGCCGTCGAGTGGGCCAACATCAGCGGCGGCCCCCAGAGCATCCAGGCGTTCCGCGCCGACAAGCTCGACTGCAGCGCCGTCGCCGACATCCCGTCGCTGTTCGCCGCGTGGACCGGCACCTCCACCAAGATCGTGTTCCAGTCGGTGACCAAGGATCCGCTCAACCACCCGATCTATCAGCTCGGCATCGCGCCCGGCGTGAACGTCACGTCCCTGGCCGACCTGCGGGGCAAGAAGATCGCCTACAGCGCCGGGCAGGCCCAGGGCGCGCTCGTGCTGCGGGTGCTGCGGAAAGCCGGCCTGACCCGGAAGGACGTCACGCTGGTCGAGCTGACCAGCACCGGGGACTCGTACGTGACCGCCCTGGGCAGCAAGGCCGTCGACGTGGCGCCGATCGGGGCGGCGAACGTGAAGGTCTACAAGGGCAAGTACCCGGGGGCCACGGCGATCCTGACCGGCATCCGCGACGACGCGTCCACGCTGTACTGCCTGACCTCGGCCGTCGAGGACGCCGAGAAGGCCGCCGCGCTCAAGGTCTACGTCGGGCTGCGGGCCAAGGCGCTGCTGTGGCAGAACGAGAACCCGGACGGCTACGCCGCGGCCTACCTGCAGAAGGTGCAGGGGCTCAGCGCGGCCGACGCCAAGGACGTCATCGCCGCCGACGGCGCGAAGGCGATCCCGGCCACCTGGGACAACGCCATCGCCCGGCTGCAGGCCACCGCCGACCTGCTGGCGGCCGAGCAGAACCACGACAAGCTCGACGTGACAACGCTGGTCGACCGGCGCTTCGAAAAGGTCGAGGCCGAGGCCGCCGGTGACCGGGTCGTCAGCGGTGATGCCGCGTGA
- a CDS encoding ABC transporter permease: MTVIDKAPTTTPYEGDVRVVRRRLGPGRRFRGAFWAGPAVVLAIWAAGSATGLIKPAILTSPWDVVIAFGTQWTDHDLLGDILSSLTRAASGLAIGVLTGAVLAVLSGLSRVGESLIDGPIQIKRSIPTLALIPLFIAWFGIGQEMKIVTIALISLVPIYVHTHNGLRGIDGRYAELAETLDLRRGEFVRHVVLPGALPGFLLGMRFAVTSSLLGLVVVEQYNATAGIGHMITLAEQYGQTDVIVVGLVIYGIFGYCADTAVRLTGRKVLAWRQTLEG; encoded by the coding sequence GTGACCGTCATCGACAAGGCGCCAACCACCACCCCGTACGAGGGTGACGTGCGCGTCGTGCGGCGCCGGCTCGGACCGGGGCGGCGGTTCCGGGGCGCGTTCTGGGCCGGCCCGGCGGTGGTCCTGGCGATCTGGGCGGCGGGCTCGGCGACCGGGCTGATCAAACCGGCCATCCTCACCTCCCCGTGGGACGTGGTGATCGCGTTCGGCACCCAGTGGACCGACCACGACCTGCTCGGCGACATCCTGTCCTCGCTCACCCGGGCCGCCTCCGGCCTGGCCATCGGTGTCCTCACCGGCGCGGTGCTGGCAGTGCTGTCCGGGCTGTCGCGGGTCGGCGAGTCGCTGATCGACGGGCCGATCCAGATCAAGCGCTCGATCCCCACGCTCGCCCTGATCCCGCTGTTCATCGCCTGGTTCGGCATCGGCCAGGAGATGAAGATCGTGACCATCGCGCTGATCAGCCTGGTCCCCATCTACGTGCACACCCACAACGGGCTGCGCGGCATCGACGGCCGCTACGCCGAACTGGCCGAGACCCTCGATCTGCGCCGCGGCGAGTTCGTGCGGCACGTGGTGCTGCCCGGCGCGCTGCCCGGGTTCCTGCTCGGCATGCGGTTCGCGGTCACCTCGTCGCTGCTGGGGCTGGTCGTGGTCGAGCAGTACAACGCGACCGCCGGCATCGGCCACATGATCACGCTGGCCGAGCAGTACGGGCAGACCGACGTCATCGTGGTCGGCCTGGTCATCTACGGCATCTTCGGCTACTGCGCCGACACCGCCGTCCGCCTGACCGGAAGGAAGGTGCTGGCATGGCGGCAAACCCTGGAGGGCTGA
- a CDS encoding ABC transporter ATP-binding protein — translation MAANPGGLITGPAVRVRDLHRSFTENGGVLNGLDLDIAPGEFVALIGRSGTGKSTLLRALAGLDRDVAGRGHITVPGSVSVVFQDSRLLPWKRVLDNVVFGLRTADAGARGRQALAEVGLAGRERAWPFELSGGEQQRASLARSLVREPQLLLADEPFGALDALTRIRMHALLRKLCEAHRPAVLLITHDVDEAVVLADRVIVLDGGVVRTDVRVEKDRPRDELRRFLLAELGVEGEGR, via the coding sequence ATGGCGGCAAACCCTGGAGGGCTGATCACCGGCCCCGCCGTCCGCGTCCGCGACCTGCACCGCAGCTTCACCGAGAACGGCGGCGTGCTCAACGGCCTCGACCTGGACATCGCGCCGGGCGAGTTCGTGGCGCTGATCGGGCGCTCCGGCACCGGCAAGAGCACGCTGCTGCGGGCCCTCGCCGGGCTGGACCGCGACGTCGCCGGCCGCGGGCACATCACCGTCCCCGGCTCGGTGTCGGTCGTCTTCCAGGACTCGCGGCTGCTGCCGTGGAAGCGGGTGCTCGACAACGTCGTCTTCGGGTTGCGCACCGCCGACGCCGGCGCGCGGGGACGTCAGGCGCTCGCCGAGGTCGGGCTGGCCGGCCGGGAACGGGCGTGGCCGTTCGAGCTGTCCGGCGGCGAGCAGCAGCGTGCCTCGCTCGCGCGTTCCCTCGTACGGGAACCGCAGTTGCTCCTGGCCGACGAGCCGTTCGGCGCCCTGGACGCGCTCACCCGCATCCGCATGCACGCGTTGCTGCGCAAGCTGTGCGAGGCCCACCGGCCCGCCGTGCTGCTGATCACGCACGACGTCGACGAGGCCGTCGTGCTCGCCGACCGGGTGATCGTGCTCGACGGCGGGGTGGTGCGCACCGACGTACGGGTGGAGAAGGACCGGCCGCGCGACGAGCTGCGCCGCTTTCTGCTGGCCGAGCTGGGCGTCGAAGGAGAGGGCCGATGA